In the Lysinibacillus sp. PLM2 genome, one interval contains:
- the rsmH gene encoding ribosomal RNA small subunit methyltransferase H, with protein MFDHTTVLLRETVDGLNIKPDGIYVDCTLGGAGHSEYLVQQLSSEGRLICFDQDMTAIEHAKKRLANFLDRIIFVHSNFRYIKDELEKLDIYKVDGILYDLGVSSPQLDTPERGFSYHHDAPLDMRMDQTSPISAFHVVNEWGYEDLVRIFFRYGEEKFSKQVARKIEEARKVKAIETTGELVELIKEGIPAPARRKGGHPAKRIFQAIRIAVNDELGAAEDSLVDAIDLIKIGGRISVITFHSLEDRLTKTIFKEASTLPDLPPGLPVIPDEYKPTLKLVTRKPILPSEEELELNNRSRSAKLRIAEKINEKGRG; from the coding sequence ATGTTCGATCATACAACAGTGTTATTAAGGGAGACAGTTGATGGATTGAACATCAAACCTGATGGTATCTATGTGGACTGCACACTAGGTGGGGCTGGACACAGTGAATATTTAGTGCAGCAACTATCATCTGAAGGTCGATTAATATGTTTCGATCAAGATATGACAGCAATAGAACATGCGAAAAAGCGATTAGCAAATTTTTTAGATCGAATTATCTTTGTTCATTCTAATTTTCGGTATATCAAAGATGAACTCGAAAAACTAGATATCTATAAGGTTGATGGCATTCTTTATGATTTAGGTGTTTCTTCACCACAATTAGATACGCCTGAGCGCGGATTCAGCTATCATCATGACGCACCTCTAGATATGCGAATGGACCAAACATCGCCAATCTCTGCCTTTCATGTTGTCAATGAATGGGGATACGAAGATTTAGTTCGCATTTTCTTCAGATATGGAGAGGAAAAGTTTTCAAAGCAAGTAGCTCGAAAAATCGAAGAAGCAAGAAAAGTGAAAGCGATTGAAACAACGGGTGAATTGGTTGAACTAATTAAAGAAGGAATTCCGGCACCGGCTCGAAGAAAAGGTGGACACCCTGCAAAAAGAATTTTTCAGGCAATTCGCATAGCGGTGAATGATGAATTAGGTGCAGCAGAGGATTCTTTAGTGGATGCAATTGATTTAATAAAAATTGGTGGAAGAATTAGTGTTATTACTTTCCATTCTTTAGAAGATCGGTTAACGAAAACGATTTTTAAAGAGGCGTCTACACTACCTGATTTACCACCAGGCTTACCTGTAATACCAGATGAATATAAGCCAACTTTAAAATTAGTTACTAGAAAACCAATACTTCCTTCAGAGGAAGAGTTGGAGCTAAATAATCGATCTAGATCAGCAAAACTACGTATTGCTGAAAAAATAAACGAAAAAGGACGTGGTTAG
- the pbpB gene encoding penicillin-binding protein 2B: MLLVYGGLFFALFIRIFSIQATGEVNGQQLEARAAALYEREAVLTAERGKILDRNGNIIAEDTLSYRLIAVVNPKATEDPEKPKHVVDPQYTAKVLAKYIQMDEADIYKQLTKKIQGENGELKQPYQVEFGTAGRSISHEIKTAIDEEKLPGIVFTSDTKRYYPNGPFASHLIGFALKEQQEDNSFQTVGKMGLELFYNDELTGKNGTMQYKSDIFGYLLPNSEKMVEPAQNGSTIQLTIDKTVQNFLEESMTEVYDQYNPESMVAIVANPKTGEILAMTQRPTFDPENRIGLEDWMNAATQKIMEPGSTMKTFTLAAAIETGSWHPNVKYQSGSYTLLDRTIRDHNYNGWGKITYLEGFQLSSNTAMAYILEEMGNDTFIDYLKKFGFGEVTGIDLPGEVTGKLKTDWPIDYVTTTYGQGSTVTPIQLIQAMTAIANDGQMMQPYVIDKIIDSEGNIVKESKPVVKGNPVTKETAQQVRDVLASTVTSEVGTAKRFAIEGYEVAGKTGTAYISDGSGQYLTGHQNDYLYSFLGMAPANDPQLIMYVSVKQPKLEGTETGSEPVSKVFTSVMENSLKYLNIDPTDVADVELKPIENYVGQDVTTVANNLTNAGLKPILIGEGGKIVDQYPKGNVQLTIGSHVFLKTEGKVTIPDFKNWSLRNLLVYKTLSGLEIEIVGEGYVESQSVSANTVVNNSSPIVVKLKTPEETFIPSKETETEETVFVQD; this comes from the coding sequence ATGTTATTAGTTTATGGAGGGCTCTTTTTTGCATTATTCATACGAATATTTAGTATTCAAGCTACTGGAGAAGTAAATGGTCAACAATTAGAGGCAAGAGCAGCTGCTTTATATGAAAGGGAAGCAGTCCTTACTGCTGAAAGAGGAAAGATATTAGATCGCAATGGGAATATCATTGCTGAGGATACTTTAAGCTATCGATTGATCGCTGTAGTAAATCCGAAAGCAACGGAGGACCCTGAAAAGCCTAAACATGTAGTAGATCCTCAATATACTGCTAAAGTGTTAGCTAAATATATTCAAATGGACGAAGCTGATATTTATAAACAATTAACCAAAAAAATTCAAGGAGAAAACGGTGAGTTAAAACAACCATATCAAGTTGAATTTGGTACTGCTGGGCGAAGCATAAGCCATGAAATTAAAACAGCCATTGACGAAGAAAAATTGCCAGGTATTGTTTTTACAAGTGATACAAAAAGATACTACCCGAATGGTCCTTTTGCTTCTCACCTAATAGGGTTTGCGTTAAAGGAGCAACAAGAGGATAACTCATTCCAAACAGTGGGGAAAATGGGACTAGAGCTATTTTATAATGATGAGTTAACGGGTAAAAACGGAACGATGCAATATAAAAGCGATATTTTTGGCTACCTGTTGCCAAATAGCGAAAAAATGGTAGAGCCCGCTCAAAACGGTAGCACTATTCAATTAACTATTGATAAAACAGTACAAAACTTTTTAGAAGAATCGATGACGGAAGTTTATGATCAATATAATCCCGAATCGATGGTGGCAATTGTGGCGAACCCAAAGACTGGTGAAATACTGGCAATGACTCAAAGACCAACCTTTGATCCAGAAAATCGAATTGGTTTAGAAGATTGGATGAATGCAGCAACGCAGAAAATTATGGAGCCAGGTTCAACGATGAAAACTTTTACACTTGCTGCAGCAATCGAAACGGGTAGCTGGCATCCAAATGTTAAATATCAATCAGGTTCCTATACTTTGTTAGATAGGACTATCAGAGACCATAACTATAATGGCTGGGGTAAAATTACTTACCTAGAAGGATTCCAGCTGTCTTCAAATACTGCGATGGCATATATTTTAGAAGAAATGGGAAATGATACTTTCATAGATTACTTGAAAAAATTTGGTTTTGGAGAAGTTACAGGTATAGATTTACCGGGCGAGGTAACAGGGAAACTTAAAACTGATTGGCCGATTGACTATGTCACAACAACATATGGCCAAGGCTCCACAGTTACACCAATTCAATTAATTCAAGCAATGACAGCGATTGCAAATGATGGACAAATGATGCAACCATATGTGATTGATAAAATAATAGATTCTGAAGGAAATATAGTGAAAGAAAGCAAACCAGTTGTAAAAGGAAACCCGGTTACAAAGGAGACGGCTCAACAAGTTCGTGACGTATTAGCGTCCACTGTAACATCTGAAGTAGGGACTGCAAAACGTTTTGCTATTGAGGGATACGAAGTTGCAGGTAAAACTGGTACGGCCTATATCTCTGATGGTTCAGGGCAATATTTAACGGGTCACCAGAACGATTATTTATACTCATTTTTAGGCATGGCTCCTGCTAATGATCCCCAACTAATCATGTATGTTTCAGTGAAACAGCCGAAGCTAGAAGGAACGGAAACAGGATCTGAGCCAGTTTCAAAAGTGTTTACATCTGTGATGGAAAACAGTTTAAAATACCTAAACATCGATCCAACTGATGTAGCAGACGTTGAATTAAAACCGATTGAAAATTATGTTGGTCAGGATGTTACAACAGTGGCAAATAATCTTACCAATGCTGGGTTAAAACCAATCCTCATTGGTGAAGGAGGTAAAATAGTCGATCAATATCCAAAAGGAAATGTACAATTAACAATTGGTAGTCATGTGTTTTTAAAAACAGAAGGTAAAGTTACAATACCTGATTTTAAAAATTGGTCGCTGCGTAATTTATTAGTTTACAAAACTTTATCAGGCTTGGAAATTGAAATTGTCGGCGAAGGTTATGTAGAAAGTCAGAGTGTTTCAGCAAATACAGTTGTAAATAATTCTTCACCTATAGTAGTGAAGCTGAAAACACCTGAAGAAACCTTTATTCCATCGAAAGAAACAGAAACAGAAGAGACCGTATTTGTACAAGATTAA
- the mraZ gene encoding transcriptional regulator MraZ — protein MFMGEYQHSVDAKGRLIIPSKFREELGSTFVITRGLDNCLFGYPMDEWRKLEEKLKQLPMTKKDARAFARFFFSGATEVEIDKQGRINIPTPLSTYAKLEKECIVLGVSSKIEIWAKEAWESYFNEAEESFNDIAENLIGFDF, from the coding sequence ATGTTCATGGGAGAATATCAACATTCCGTTGATGCAAAAGGTCGATTAATTATTCCTTCAAAATTTAGAGAAGAATTAGGATCTACTTTTGTTATTACACGCGGACTTGATAACTGTCTATTTGGCTATCCTATGGATGAATGGCGAAAACTCGAAGAAAAGTTAAAACAGTTGCCCATGACGAAAAAAGATGCGAGAGCATTTGCTAGATTTTTCTTCTCAGGAGCAACAGAAGTTGAAATAGATAAGCAAGGCCGAATTAATATCCCAACACCACTATCCACTTACGCAAAACTTGAAAAAGAGTGTATTGTACTAGGGGTGTCTAGCAAGATTGAAATATGGGCAAAAGAAGCTTGGGAATCTTATTTCAATGAAGCAGAAGAATCATTTAATGACATTGCAGAAAATTTAATTGGCTTTGACTTCTAG
- the bshC gene encoding putative cysteine ligase BshC yields MKLEQMSLPVNNKLLSAYWSGSEKLHTFFEYELHDTAFHKRAQYLKTMNYNTNELSNIIRSFMEPYGLSPKVIEHLSHLADGAKVIVGGQQAGILTGPLYSIHKAITVILLAKEQSEKLGEKIVPLFWIAGEDHDIEEINHTYTIVAGEPKKRAYSERNARKTMASTTELNKNEMKKTIDKIFKDFGETKYSNELYHFIVNEMDKSLTFTDFFARLMNSFFKDEGLLMIDAAFIPFRKFESTFFKNIIEHNEKIAEVVVAKERLLNDSGYGTPIEANINNANLFYVRDGERFLLERRNNHFVNDQANVKFTKEELLNIADITPENLSNNVVTRPLMQEMTLPVLAFVGGPGELAYWATLKDAFSVLNLQMPIIVPRLNLTIVTRQVEQILAEKQLSVLDVITGKSNQLKHQFIESIQDEEAKEKIDHLYKIIDAQYEELERHLIDQQLDLKQIVDKNKKYHLQQFDYLKSKIGQQVLLKHDTIIRQFNILATEIFPNDNYQERVYNPYQYINVYGPTLIEDLLKLPFTINDKHYIVRL; encoded by the coding sequence ATGAAACTGGAACAAATGTCATTGCCAGTTAACAATAAATTGTTATCTGCATATTGGTCAGGTAGCGAAAAATTACATACATTTTTTGAATATGAACTACATGACACAGCATTTCATAAACGAGCACAATATTTAAAAACCATGAATTATAATACAAATGAATTAAGTAATATCATTCGTTCTTTTATGGAGCCTTACGGATTATCACCAAAAGTAATAGAACATCTATCTCACCTTGCTGATGGTGCGAAGGTTATTGTTGGTGGACAACAGGCAGGTATTTTAACTGGGCCTCTTTATTCGATTCATAAAGCTATCACGGTAATTTTATTAGCAAAGGAACAATCAGAAAAACTGGGGGAAAAAATTGTTCCCTTATTTTGGATTGCTGGTGAAGACCACGATATAGAAGAAATTAATCATACTTATACTATTGTAGCTGGGGAACCGAAAAAAAGAGCTTACAGTGAAAGAAACGCTAGAAAAACAATGGCATCCACAACAGAGCTTAATAAGAATGAAATGAAAAAAACGATTGATAAAATATTTAAAGATTTTGGTGAAACAAAATACTCTAATGAGTTATATCATTTTATAGTAAATGAAATGGATAAAAGTTTAACATTTACAGACTTTTTTGCAAGATTGATGAATTCATTCTTTAAAGATGAAGGTTTGTTAATGATTGATGCAGCATTTATTCCATTTCGAAAGTTTGAATCGACGTTTTTTAAAAATATCATCGAACATAATGAGAAAATAGCGGAAGTTGTTGTAGCAAAAGAGCGTTTATTAAATGACTCAGGATACGGAACGCCAATTGAAGCGAACATAAATAATGCAAATTTATTTTATGTACGCGATGGGGAACGATTTTTATTAGAAAGAAGAAATAATCACTTTGTTAATGATCAAGCAAATGTAAAATTTACAAAAGAAGAGTTATTAAATATTGCAGATATTACACCAGAAAATTTAAGTAATAATGTTGTTACAAGACCTCTAATGCAAGAAATGACGCTTCCAGTATTAGCTTTTGTGGGTGGACCGGGAGAATTAGCGTATTGGGCAACATTAAAGGATGCCTTCTCTGTATTAAACTTACAAATGCCGATTATCGTTCCAAGACTGAATTTAACAATCGTTACTCGACAAGTAGAACAAATATTAGCTGAAAAACAATTATCGGTATTAGATGTGATAACAGGAAAATCCAATCAATTAAAACACCAGTTTATTGAGAGTATTCAAGATGAAGAAGCGAAGGAAAAAATAGATCATTTATATAAAATTATAGATGCTCAGTATGAAGAACTCGAACGGCACTTGATTGATCAACAATTAGACTTAAAACAAATAGTAGATAAAAATAAAAAATATCATCTTCAACAATTTGATTACTTAAAAAGTAAAATTGGACAGCAAGTTTTATTAAAGCATGATACTATTATTCGTCAATTTAATATTTTAGCTACTGAAATTTTTCCAAATGATAATTATCAGGAAAGAGTTTATAATCCTTATCAATATATAAATGTATATGGCCCTACTTTAATAGAGGATTTGTTAAAGTTACCATTTACCATTAATGATAAGCATTATATAGTTCGATTGTAG
- the mraY gene encoding phospho-N-acetylmuramoyl-pentapeptide-transferase — protein sequence MTIATTITILAISFSISVVLAPFLIPLLRRLKFGQSIREEGPKSHMKKAGTPTMGGIIFLISIIATTVIVGNLYNIMTTHTIVMLLVLCGFGLIGFLDDGIKVVFKRNLGLTSLQKLVGQIIISILSFLLLRVGAFQTNVTIPFTDWSMDLGILYVGFLIFWLVGFSNAVNLTDGLDGLVAGTASIAFTAFGVIALFNEQIDVAVFAFAVTGALLGFLIFNANPAKVFMGDTGSLALGGSLALVSILVKEELLLLIIGLIFVIETLSVILQVASFKLTGKRIFKMSPIHHHFELSGWSERKVVLVFWFTALIVALIGVLSEALL from the coding sequence ATGACAATCGCAACAACAATAACCATTTTAGCAATTTCATTTAGTATATCAGTTGTACTTGCTCCATTTTTAATTCCTCTATTACGTAGGCTTAAATTTGGCCAAAGTATACGTGAGGAAGGGCCAAAATCCCATATGAAAAAAGCAGGTACTCCGACGATGGGTGGCATCATCTTTTTAATTTCAATTATTGCTACTACGGTCATTGTTGGAAATTTATATAATATTATGACGACGCATACGATCGTCATGTTACTTGTTTTATGTGGTTTTGGTTTAATAGGCTTTTTAGATGATGGTATTAAAGTGGTATTTAAACGTAACCTAGGATTAACCTCATTACAAAAATTAGTCGGACAAATTATTATTTCAATTCTATCTTTCCTATTGTTACGAGTAGGTGCTTTTCAAACAAATGTAACTATTCCATTTACGGATTGGTCAATGGATTTAGGAATCTTGTATGTTGGATTTTTAATCTTTTGGCTAGTTGGGTTTTCAAATGCTGTAAATTTAACAGATGGGCTAGATGGGTTAGTAGCTGGTACTGCATCCATTGCATTTACTGCATTTGGCGTAATCGCATTATTTAACGAACAAATAGATGTTGCAGTATTCGCCTTTGCAGTAACAGGAGCTTTACTTGGATTTTTAATATTTAATGCAAATCCAGCAAAAGTATTTATGGGGGATACCGGGTCACTAGCACTCGGTGGATCCCTTGCATTAGTTTCCATTCTTGTAAAAGAGGAATTATTGTTATTAATTATCGGATTAATTTTTGTAATAGAAACTTTGTCTGTTATCTTACAAGTGGCAAGCTTTAAATTAACAGGAAAGCGTATTTTTAAAATGAGTCCAATCCACCATCACTTTGAATTATCTGGTTGGTCTGAAAGGAAAGTCGTATTAGTATTTTGGTTTACGGCATTAATTGTCGCATTAATCGGCGTATTATCGGAGGCATTACTATGA
- a CDS encoding putative 2-dehydropantoate 2-reductase: protein MEVVVIGAGAVGMLVASFLNDKHQVTLVVRREEQANQINQKGLTRININETASKTNPIATTRLQVPEKAVVLVALKYGQLHKVYPFLKEMNPGTPILFLQNGLAHYEEALHLPQRHLAFSSCQFGAQKENDTTVVHRGIGILKLAVERGSKETFELFKDINQELFPVEYVKNAEQMLFEKALLNSFINPLTAILNVKNGFLVENVNTLQLLEQMYEELKSAFPLEMDKFTFEEVKNLSKKTAQNTSSMLADISNARLTEVDTIVGAIIKKASMKGHQLPILKTLYSLVKALEERSEKM from the coding sequence ATGGAAGTAGTTGTAATCGGTGCAGGGGCTGTTGGTATGCTTGTAGCTAGTTTTTTAAACGATAAACACCAGGTTACTTTAGTCGTTAGAAGAGAAGAACAGGCTAATCAAATCAATCAAAAGGGTCTTACTCGTATTAATATAAATGAAACAGCTAGTAAAACAAATCCCATTGCAACAACGAGGCTGCAAGTGCCAGAAAAGGCAGTTGTACTTGTTGCGTTAAAATACGGACAATTACATAAGGTATATCCGTTTTTAAAAGAAATGAATCCTGGAACACCCATCCTTTTCTTACAGAACGGATTAGCCCATTATGAAGAAGCGTTACATTTACCACAGCGACATCTTGCATTTTCATCATGTCAATTTGGTGCTCAAAAAGAAAATGATACAACGGTTGTGCATAGAGGAATTGGTATTTTAAAATTAGCGGTTGAGCGCGGTAGTAAAGAAACCTTTGAATTGTTTAAAGATATAAATCAAGAGCTGTTTCCAGTAGAATATGTAAAAAATGCAGAACAAATGCTCTTTGAAAAGGCATTATTAAATAGCTTTATCAATCCATTAACAGCCATACTAAATGTCAAAAATGGATTTTTAGTTGAAAATGTCAATACTTTACAGCTATTAGAGCAAATGTACGAGGAATTAAAGAGTGCATTTCCATTAGAAATGGATAAGTTTACATTTGAAGAAGTAAAAAATTTAAGTAAGAAAACTGCTCAAAATACGTCTTCTATGTTAGCTGATATATCAAATGCTCGACTAACTGAAGTAGATACGATTGTTGGAGCGATTATTAAAAAGGCAAGTATGAAAGGACATCAGCTGCCGATATTGAAGACATTATACAGCTTAGTGAAAGCATTAGAGGAGAGAAGTGAGAAAATGTGA
- the spoVD gene encoding stage V sporulation protein D: MFFVQVIQHDELTELAKQNWDREVPFASERGEITDRNGETIVTNKLAPTLYFIPAQNENIQEAARQIAEVLEVDEQKLYEKMNSKEYLVKLAPEGKNISYEKAVQIQGLKIDGLYSGVDYVRHYPYGSLLSRFVGFTGYDTQGLAGIEFQYNNVLTSKPAAIRLFTDAAQKSLPHVSDEWRDGDQGATVELTIDLEVQQVVERELSQAMTKYDADQALAIAMNPKTGEILALSSYPTYNPSNFEEVEPSIYNRNLPVWMTYEPGSTFKIITLSAALEEGVVDLENDKFYDPGYTIVEGARLRCWKREGHKDETFLQVVENSCNPGFIELGQRVGPEKLMDYIKDFGFGQTTGSNIAGEAKGILFAEENFGPVEHATTSFGQGISVTPIQQITAVAAAVNGGKLFTPYVVSKVYNPETGEVVLENKPQLKKQVISEETSAQVRNALESVVANGSGRQAYRDGFRIGGKTGTAQKVEDGRYKQGDYIVSFIGFAPADDPEIVVYVAVDNPKSSTVFGSTIAAPIVGQIIEDIAPTIGLEVDREGQLEKQYRWGDPITERVPNLVGISVDEIAKLQYPYRIEKHGEGDYVISQLPEAENIIEVDDTIHLYLGDAPSTNQMNANNNTDSEDDDNTPDSSNPEN; the protein is encoded by the coding sequence TTGTTTTTTGTACAGGTTATACAACATGACGAATTAACAGAACTAGCAAAACAGAATTGGGATAGAGAAGTTCCGTTTGCATCTGAACGTGGAGAAATAACCGATAGAAACGGTGAAACTATCGTAACGAATAAATTAGCTCCAACCTTATATTTTATCCCAGCTCAAAATGAAAATATCCAAGAGGCAGCAAGGCAAATTGCCGAAGTATTAGAAGTAGATGAACAAAAATTGTATGAAAAGATGAATTCTAAAGAATATTTGGTAAAACTTGCACCAGAAGGTAAAAATATTTCATATGAAAAAGCAGTTCAAATTCAAGGACTAAAAATAGACGGGCTATATAGTGGCGTTGATTATGTTCGTCATTATCCCTATGGGTCATTATTATCACGATTTGTTGGTTTCACTGGATATGATACACAAGGACTAGCAGGGATTGAATTTCAGTATAATAATGTATTAACTTCTAAGCCAGCAGCTATACGCTTATTTACAGATGCTGCACAAAAATCACTACCACATGTTAGTGATGAATGGAGAGATGGAGATCAAGGGGCTACAGTTGAACTGACAATTGATTTAGAAGTTCAACAGGTTGTAGAAAGGGAGTTATCCCAAGCGATGACAAAATATGATGCTGACCAAGCACTAGCGATAGCAATGAACCCAAAAACGGGTGAAATTTTAGCATTGTCATCTTACCCTACATATAACCCATCAAATTTTGAAGAAGTAGAACCATCTATATACAATCGAAATTTACCAGTATGGATGACCTATGAACCAGGTTCAACATTTAAAATTATTACGTTAAGTGCCGCTCTTGAAGAAGGAGTAGTGGATTTAGAAAATGATAAGTTTTATGACCCCGGTTATACAATCGTTGAAGGAGCAAGGCTACGTTGCTGGAAACGTGAAGGTCATAAGGACGAAACGTTTTTACAAGTAGTAGAAAACTCTTGTAACCCTGGTTTTATTGAATTAGGGCAGCGTGTCGGACCTGAAAAATTAATGGACTATATTAAAGATTTTGGTTTTGGTCAAACAACTGGCTCCAATATTGCTGGTGAGGCAAAAGGAATACTCTTTGCCGAAGAAAATTTTGGCCCTGTTGAACATGCTACAACTTCATTTGGTCAAGGTATTTCTGTAACACCGATTCAACAAATAACAGCTGTTGCCGCAGCCGTTAATGGAGGGAAACTGTTTACTCCGTATGTTGTTTCAAAAGTTTACAATCCAGAAACCGGAGAAGTTGTGTTAGAAAATAAACCACAATTAAAGAAACAGGTAATAAGTGAAGAAACATCAGCTCAAGTACGTAATGCACTCGAATCTGTTGTTGCGAATGGCTCAGGTCGTCAAGCTTATCGAGATGGTTTTCGTATAGGGGGAAAAACTGGAACTGCACAAAAGGTAGAAGATGGTCGATATAAGCAAGGCGATTATATCGTATCCTTTATTGGTTTTGCACCTGCAGATGATCCGGAAATTGTCGTTTATGTTGCGGTTGATAATCCTAAAAGCTCTACTGTATTTGGAAGTACAATTGCTGCTCCAATTGTAGGACAAATTATTGAAGATATCGCTCCTACCATTGGATTAGAAGTGGATCGTGAAGGCCAACTAGAGAAACAATACCGCTGGGGTGATCCAATTACAGAAAGAGTTCCAAACCTAGTAGGTATATCAGTTGATGAAATAGCTAAATTACAATACCCTTATCGTATTGAAAAGCATGGAGAAGGAGACTATGTTATATCTCAATTACCAGAAGCAGAAAATATAATCGAAGTAGATGACACAATTCATCTTTATTTAGGAGATGCACCATCAACAAATCAAATGAATGCAAATAATAACACTGATTCAGAAGATGACGATAACACTCCTGATAGCTCAAACCCAGAGAACTGA
- the murD gene encoding UDP-N-acetylmuramoylalanine--D-glutamate ligase produces the protein MKQYAELQHKKVLVLGLAKSGVAAAELLHELGAFVTVNDSKPFEQNPQAQSLLKKGITVICGRHPEDLLDEGFELIVKNPGIPYSIPILQDALSREIPIITEVELAYHISEAPFIGITGTNGKTTTTTLIFEMLQQGYRNPLIAGNIGTVACSVAKEAAEDQVIVTELSSFQLMGIQQFRPHIAILTNLYDAHLDYHGTFTEYAEAKFNITKNQIESDFLIYNANQQVLEPYIQRSKATKVPFDSEKRTNIGISADEQMIYWEGQPLIERSLIVLPGKHNLENILAAVAACVLYGCDVDKIKVVLKTFTGVRHRTQFVREWEGRKLYNDSKATNCLATKVALDAFNEPTILLAGGLDRGHSFEELRNSMKNVKGVVAFGQTAQRFIEFAKSCGVKSTVEAENVEDAVEKAAKLSEHGDIILLSPACASWDQYPSFEVRGDKFIEAVNKL, from the coding sequence ATGAAGCAATATGCAGAATTACAACATAAAAAGGTCTTAGTGCTTGGATTGGCAAAAAGTGGTGTTGCAGCAGCAGAGCTTCTTCATGAATTAGGCGCTTTTGTAACAGTCAATGATTCCAAACCATTTGAACAAAATCCTCAAGCTCAAAGCTTACTAAAAAAGGGAATCACAGTAATATGTGGTAGACACCCAGAGGATCTTCTTGATGAAGGATTTGAGCTAATTGTAAAAAATCCTGGCATTCCATATAGTATTCCAATACTTCAAGATGCACTAAGTAGAGAAATACCAATTATTACAGAAGTTGAACTTGCGTATCACATTAGTGAAGCACCATTTATCGGAATAACAGGTACAAATGGTAAAACAACAACTACTACGCTGATTTTTGAAATGCTTCAGCAAGGGTATCGCAATCCGCTTATTGCCGGTAATATCGGAACAGTGGCGTGTAGTGTCGCAAAAGAAGCTGCGGAAGATCAAGTAATTGTTACTGAATTATCTTCTTTTCAATTAATGGGAATCCAACAATTCAGACCACACATTGCCATTTTGACAAATTTGTATGATGCGCACTTAGATTATCATGGTACTTTTACCGAATATGCCGAAGCGAAATTTAATATAACGAAAAATCAAATTGAATCGGACTTTCTTATATACAATGCAAATCAACAAGTGCTAGAGCCATATATCCAAAGATCAAAAGCAACAAAAGTACCTTTTGATTCAGAAAAAAGAACAAACATAGGTATAAGTGCTGATGAACAAATGATTTACTGGGAAGGTCAGCCGTTGATCGAACGATCGTTAATTGTTCTGCCTGGTAAACATAACTTGGAAAATATATTAGCAGCTGTTGCAGCTTGTGTTCTATATGGTTGTGATGTAGATAAAATTAAAGTAGTGTTAAAAACATTCACTGGTGTCCGTCATAGAACACAGTTTGTTCGAGAATGGGAAGGTAGAAAACTATATAACGATTCAAAAGCTACCAATTGTCTTGCCACAAAAGTAGCTCTTGATGCATTTAACGAACCGACTATTCTTTTAGCTGGAGGTCTCGATCGAGGTCACTCCTTTGAGGAATTACGCAATTCCATGAAAAACGTTAAAGGAGTTGTAGCTTTTGGTCAAACAGCTCAAAGATTTATTGAATTTGCAAAATCATGCGGTGTTAAATCGACAGTAGAAGCCGAAAATGTAGAAGATGCAGTAGAAAAGGCAGCCAAATTGTCCGAGCATGGAGATATCATTTTATTGTCACCAGCCTGTGCAAGCTGGGATCAATATCCAAGCTTCGAAGTGCGCGGTGATAAGTTTATAGAAGCTGTAAATAAGCTTTAA